TATTAAAACGTCTATTACATTATATAAAATACTGCTTGTATGGGTTCTATTCTACCCCTTCCTCTAATATTCTGAATCCTCTAATTCTAAGTATCCTGTAATATTGGAGCAGCACCTTGTCCAGGGATTGACTTGCTTTAACAACCCTAGGGTCTATGAGTTCATTTTCCGCTTCCATGACTACTTCCAGATCGGTACGAAGCTCTTCGATTCTACTTGCCAACGTCTCCACACTTTTCATAATCATCGCCCCTTATGGTTTATTAAACGTTATATGTATATTTCTATATCAGCAAGAAATTTCCTCTAAATCTGAGTGCATTTATTAAATTT
This DNA window, taken from Clostridia bacterium, encodes the following:
- a CDS encoding aspartyl-phosphate phosphatase Spo0E family protein → MKSVETLASRIEELRTDLEVVMEAENELIDPRVVKASQSLDKVLLQYYRILRIRGFRILEEGVE